The Desulfobacterales bacterium region TTGTATGTGATACCGGGGAAAAAATCGGGCTGCGGGCAACGGCCATCAACGATATCGGTTTTGAGCAGGTCCGTGTGCCACTTTTAAATGTCATTGGAAGAGAAGGGGACGGCATGCGTCAGGCGATGGCTTTCTTGAATCAAAGCAGAGTGTTAATGGCATCCATAGCCTTGGGAATCATGCAAGGTGCGCTCGATCGGGCGGTATCATACGTCAAGCAAAGAGAGCAGTTCGGAAGGAAGATTGCTCAGTTTCAAATTACGCAGCATAAGATAGCCGAGATGGCGGTTAAAATGGCAACGGCAAGGGTATTGACCTATCAGGCCGCTTGGCAGTGTGATCAGAAAAAGCAGGATGCGGGTATCATGGCGATGGCCAGACTTGTGGCCACCCGGGCGGCGTTGGATGTTTCCCACGAAGCAATTCAGTTGCTGGGCGGGTATGGTTATACGGCCGAATACGAGGTGGAACGGTTTTGCCGGGATGCCAAATGTCTTGAAATGATCTGCGATGGGCCTGGTATATTGAAAGATTTTATTGGCCTTGGCGTGATTGGAAAAATATAGTCCTGCAAATCGGCCATGGGAGAAATGAGTGATGGAAGTTTTGGGTTTTACCGAGCAGCACAAACAATATCGGCAGCAGTTGAAGGAATATTTAAAAAGGGAAATAATTGATCATATCAATACCTGGGAGGCAGATCATCTTACGCCCAAAAGCGCCTGGCAGAAAATCGGTGCTGCCGGGTATTTATGTCCCTGGGTCAAGCCCGAATATGGTGGAATGGGAGGGGATTTTTTACATTCGCTCATTGTCATTGAAGAGTTTACCCGTACCAATCATACCGGCCTTCTGGTCAATCTTCATAATGATATTGTGGTCCCTTACATTGACAGCTTTGGGACGGAGGCACAGAAACATCAGTATCTGCCGGGTTGTGTTTCCGGCGATATCATCTCCGCCGTTGCCATGACGGAGCCGGATGCCGGCAGCGATCTGGCGTCAATGGGGACCACTGCTGTTGAAGACGGGGATGAAATCATAATCGAGGGGTCGAAGACATTTATTTCAAATGGAATCAATTGTGATCTGGTGATCGTTGCGGCCAAAGACCCGTCCGAACCAAAAGCCCACAAGGCCATTTCCCTCTATCTTGTGGAAGATGGGACGCAGGGGTTCAAGAAAGGCAGCAAATTCGAAAAAATGGGGATGCATAGTCAGGACACGGCAGAATTGTTTTTTACAAATTGCCGAATCCCGAAGGACAATATGCTGGGGAAAAAAGGGCACGGGTTTGTGATGCTCATGCAGAAGTTGCAGCAGGAACGGTTGGTATGTGCGATTCAGGCCCTTGCATGTGCGGAGTTTGTTCTGGATTGGCTGGTGGATTTTTGCCGCAACCCACCCTCGAAACTTCCCGCTTTATCGGCATCCCAAGCGGTTCAGTTTGCCATTGCCGAAATGGCAACCGATGTGGAAATCGGAAGAACATTTTTATATAAATTGGTGGCGGATCATATCGAGAAGCAAAATGTGGTGCTTCAGACTTCCATGGCCAAATTCTGGATGACGGACATGACCAAACGAATCTCGAGCCGGGCGTTGAGTCTTATCGGTGAATTCGGCGCTCACGAAAAATGTCCCATTGTCCGGTCCTGGCGGGATGCGCAGGTCTGGTCAATTCTGGCGGGAACCAATGAAATTATGAAGGCGATTATTTTTAATGAACTGAATAAATAATCAACAGCGATGGACCATGGTGTCGTCGTGAAAACACATCAGGAGGAAAAAAACATGCGGTTAAAAGATTGCGTTGCGGTTGTAACCGGGGGCGCTTCCGGTCTGGGGGAAGCCACCATTCGTATGGTCGTGGAATTTGGCGGCAAGGCTGCGATCCTTGATTTTGATCAGGATAGGGGTGCCAAACTGGCTGCTGAATTAGGGAATAATGTGATTTTCTGCAAAACGGATGTTACCGATGAAGCAACCGTTCAGGCCGCGATGAATGATACCATGAAAGCCTTTGGCGCCCTCCATATCGCGGTTAATTGCGCCGGCGTGGGTAACCCCAAAAAGGTGCTGGATAAGGAGGGCAAGGCCATGCCTATCGACTTTTTTAACAAGGTCGTACAGGTTAACCTGATTGGTACCATGAACTTGCTGCGGCTGGCCGCCGAGAAAATTGTTTTGAATACGCCCAACGAAGACGGTGAAAAAGGCGTGGTAATCAACACGGCGTCTGTTGCCGCCTTTGAGGGGCAGGTGGGGCAGGTGGCCTATGCTTCATCAAAAGCAGGGGTTGTCGGAATGACGTTGCCGGTTGCGCGGGAATTTTCCGATTACGGAATTCGGGTAAACACGATTGCGCCGGGACTTTTTTTGACCCCGATGCTCGCGGTGCTTCCGGAAGCCGCGCAACAGGCGCTTGCGAAAATGATGCCTTTTCCGAAAAGACTGGGGAAACCGTCGGAATTTGCAATGCTTGTTCAACATATTATTGAAAACCCGATGTTAAATGGTGAGTGCATTCGGCTGGATGCCGCATTGAGAATGGCGGCAAAATAGCGGCGCCAAAAAAATAGGAAATAGAATGAATTTCAAGCAAATAAGGTACGATGTGGCAGACAATATCGCAACGATTGTCTTGCACAGACCGGAGCATCTCAACGCCTGGACTGCTACCATGATGGCGGAAATACTGTTGGCTTTGGACTTGGCGGATGCGGATGATGGGGTCCGTGCCGTTATCGTAACCGGATCCGGTAGAGCCTTTTGTGCCGGATCGGACTTGAGCGCCGGCGATTTTTTGCCTTCCGATGACAGTGGCCAAAGGCACCGGGATACAGCCGGTCAAGCGGCTTTAAGGCTATTCAATTTAAAAAAACCGGTTATCGGGGCAATCAATGGCGCGGCTGTGGGCGTGGGAATAACGTTGACGCTGGCCATGGATATTCGCATCGCTTCTCAGGCAGCGACTAAAATTGGGTTTATTTTCAATCGGCGGGGCATCGTCCCCGAGGGGTGCAGTACTTATTTTTTGCCCCGAATCGTTGGAATTAGCCGCGCTTTGGAGTTGATTCTCTCTGCCAAATTCTTTACTGCGGAAGAAGGGTTGGCAATGGGATTGTTCAGCCGTGTTGTCGCACCGGAAGCACTATTACCCACCGCAAGAGAAATTGCCACGGAAATTGCGAGCAACACCTCAGCCGTATCCACAGCATTGGCAAGACAGATGCTCTGGAAAAACCTCGGAGAAAACCACCCCATGGCAGCCCATATTCTTGAATCCCGCTGTCTGGATTATATGTTTCGATCCGTGGATGGCAAGGACGGCGCCGCGTCATTTGCCGAAAGGCGGGCGCCGGTTTTTAAAATGACACCCAGCCGGCACATGCCTGATTTTTTCCCGTGGTGGAAGGAACCGCCCTATATTGACGATTGAAAAAAATACCAGTGTACGGCTCATTTCGATGGCCCGGGTTGCATGTTCTTTGATTGCGCGATATCGTGTTGAGCCAACTGTCGGAGTTTTTTGGAACCCTTGCATAACCAAGGAGGATTGGCATGATTTTAGGATGTGATATCGGTACCGGGTATACCAAAGCCGTACTTATGGAAGACGGAACAGTGCGGTTTATGGCCAAAACGCTGACCCAGGCACATCCGGACGGTGCTTTAGCGCGTGTTTTGTCCGAGTTGCAAAAACAGGCCGGCGACAAGGTCGGTCAAACAGACGAATTGGTGATTACTGGGTGGGGGGAGAGCAAGGTGACCCGGCCCCATCGGGACGAACCCATGATAAAATGCATGGGCAGAGCGGGCGTGTGGGCGGAACCGGCCTGCAAGACCATGCTGTGCTTGGGTTCTCAGCAAAGTTATGCGTTAACCGTCAATAATGCCGGAAAGGTGCTGCAATACCGGGTGAATGATAAATGTGCTTCCGGAGCCGGCAAGTTTTTGGAAGTTATTTGTGAAGCGTTGGAATGTACGGTTCAGGAGGCGGGCAATATTGCCAAAACTGCCGACCGGCAGGTGAAAATGAGCAGCCAATGTGCCGTGTTCGCGGAAAGCGAGGTGGTGAGCCTGGTCAATGACGGCGAATCGGTGGCCAATATTCTGGACTCCATTCTTCGCGCTTTGACACAGAATATTACCACGCTATGCAAACGGATTAAAGTAGAAGAGACGGTGGTGGTTGCAGGTGGTTTGGCGAACAATGGCAGAATCGTTGCGTTGTTGCGGGAGGCGCTTCCAGTGCGAATGAAGGTATTTGGGCCCGAGGCGGATTACGTCGGTGCGATTGGCGCGGCTCTCAGTGTAAATGGAGGTGGGTTATGATATTTGCCGGTGTCGATGTAGGCTCCATGAGCGCCGAGGCGGTGCTTCTGGAAAATAACAAAATTTTGGCGCATTCAATTCTCGTGGTGAAGCCCAACCCGGTGGAGTCGGCACGACTCGCCATGGAGATGGTGCTGACAGATACGGGTCTTAGTTTGGAAGATATCACCTTTTGCGTCAGCACGGGCTACGGGCGGGAGAAGATTCCTTTTGCCGATCATAATTTATCCGAGATTTCCTGCCATGGGAAGGGCGCGTGGTGGGTAAATCCCGAGATCAGAACGATCATTGACATAGGCGGCCAGGACAGCAAGGTCATTCGCATCGATGCGTCGGGGGATCTGGTTGATTTTATTATGAACGATAAATGCGCTGCCGGAACGGGCCGGTTTTTGGAAGGAATTGCCAAAACATTGGGAATGCATGTGTCCGAAATAGGCCCACTTGCTTTGGAAGGCGTTGATCCTGTGCCCATCAGCAGTATTTGCACCGTTTTTACGCAATTTGATGTGATGGGATTTTTGGCAAGCGGGCGAAGCCGGGAGGACGTATCGCTGGGGGTTGCCGGTGCGCTGGCCAGGCGCGCTCACCGCTTGGTTGGAAAAGTTGGTATTTTAAAAGAAGTTTGTTTGACCGGCGGGGTGGCCAAAAATCCGGCCGTTGTCCAGGAGCTTGAGAAAGTGATCGGCGTACCGATTGTCGAGTTGTCCGTTGACCCTCAAATCATCGGAGCGCTCGGCGCCGCCATATTTGCCGAGGACCGATACGCCAAAATGAACCAGGCCCGTTCCGCCGCGAAGGGATAAGCAAAAAAATGATTAATAGAGGCGAAATCCAGGTGATAGCCGGAAAAGGGGGTGTCGGAAAGACATCCGTATCTGCTATTTTTACCAAACTGCTGTTGAGGGAAAAGGAAAAACTTCTGATCATCGATGCCGATCCAATGGTTAATCTGGGATATGCTTTGGGCGAAATACCGGAGCGAACCATTGGCGATTATCGTGAGAAGATCATTTCGAGCAATGCTGAGAGAAAGGATCTCATCAGCCGACCGATAAAGGCTGTGATTCGAGATATCATCAAAAGCAGTGATAGAGGCTACGATCTATTGGCGATGGGGCGGGCGGAGGGCAAAGGGTGCTTCTGCGGGGTCAACGATATGCTGCGGTATGGGATTCAGGCGCTGTCCAAAGAGTACGATCTGACGTTGATTGATTGCGAAGCGGGCGTGGAGCAGGTGAATCGCCGAGCCGTGCATCGGATTGATAAACTGGTTCTTGTCACCGACACCTCCCGCAGGGGCTTTGCGACGCTGGCGCAGGTCAGGGATATTGCAACGAAGTACAATGAGGATGCGCCACTGATAGACTATGTGCTGGTTAATCGCATTCGAAGCGAAAAAGAGCGGGAGATAACGAGGGGATACGCAGAGGAACTGGGGTTCGTCAACATTGGATTCGTGCCGGAAGATGACAATATTTTGGTGTGTAATACCAAGGGGCAACCCCTGATCGATCTTCCCGATGACTCTCCCAGCGTTCTGGCAGTGCAGAATATTCTTCAAGATATGGCGCATCTTTTTTACGCTCAATCAGCATAGTCCCTTCCTGCATATGGGCACTACGAGCGAGGTAAATTCAAACGTGGTACGATTGTAATCCCCAATATTGCATAATCGTGTGGGCTATGCAGACGAGGCATTGAGGGGGAAGATGTAATCATCTCCTCTGGGCCCAAAGTTTAATGACGATGATAAGCGGTTACACCTCCTGAGACCGTAAAAAGCGTTATTTCGGAGTTTTTGCAGTTGCTGGCATAACTCGGGATAAAGCGCGCAAAGAGATTTGCTTTTCAGCGAGGCGGCGGCGATTTATCGGTTGCGCTTTTTTTTGAGCGAAGCCCGAGCCTGATCAGGCAATTGTACAGCGTTGAATATTTCATTTCCAAAATTTCAGCAGCACCACCGGGGCCGCTGATTTTCCCATCTGTTTTTTCTAAAACATATTCGAGATATCGCCGTTGCATTTCTTCAAAGTTTGGCATATCGGCAAAGGGGTCAAATGATGATAAGGCGGGTTGGCTCGAGGGCAAATCCAAGGACAAATGCTCCCCCTTTGACAGTAATACACCGCGCTCGATAATATTCTGCAATTCTCGAACATTACCCGGCCATTGGTACCGCATTAACTTAGCCTTGTTTTGGCCGGACAGCTCAAAGCGCGGCCGATTATATTTTACGGTGTAGCGATTTAGAAAATGTTGCGCCAAGAGGGGTACGTCATCGATTCGATTTCGAAGGGGTGGTAATATCAGCGGGACGATATTGAGCCGGTAATAAAGATCCTCTCTAAAGCGGCCATCGGCCACCTCCCTTGCCAGATCCCTGTTGGTGGCAACGATCAGCCGAAAATCGGTAGATATGCTTTTAGTCCCGCCGACGCGAACAATGGTTTTCTCTTGTATGGCCCTTAAAAATTTGACTTGAGCGGATTTGGGTATTTCTCCTATTTCATCGATGAACAGCGTCCCCTGGTCAGCCAGTTCAAGCCGGCCTTTTTTTTGACGATCCGCCCCGGTAAACGCCCCTTTTTCATGCCCGAAAAGTTCGCTTTCGAGCAGGTTCTCGGAAATGGTTGTCGGGTCCAGAATAACAAACGGCTTGTCCTTTCGGGCGCTCATTGTATAAATTCGTTTGGCCATAAGCTCTTTGCCGACGCCAGTTTCTCCCAATATCAGGATGGTACTGTCCGTCTCCGCAATTTGAGTGGTCTGGTCCAGGATGGTTTGCATTGTTGGGCTGCATGTGATGATTTGCGTGGTGTCCGAGAGGCCCAGCTCGGTCATTGCGATGATGGCGTTTGCATCCATCGTTTTTTTCAGATTTTCAATGCCCATTAAATAATCATTTAAAGAATTGGCAA contains the following coding sequences:
- a CDS encoding enoyl-CoA hydratase-related protein, with the translated sequence MNFKQIRYDVADNIATIVLHRPEHLNAWTATMMAEILLALDLADADDGVRAVIVTGSGRAFCAGSDLSAGDFLPSDDSGQRHRDTAGQAALRLFNLKKPVIGAINGAAVGVGITLTLAMDIRIASQAATKIGFIFNRRGIVPEGCSTYFLPRIVGISRALELILSAKFFTAEEGLAMGLFSRVVAPEALLPTAREIATEIASNTSAVSTALARQMLWKNLGENHPMAAHILESRCLDYMFRSVDGKDGAASFAERRAPVFKMTPSRHMPDFFPWWKEPPYIDD
- a CDS encoding 3-hydroxyacyl-CoA dehydrogenase, whose translation is MRLKDCVAVVTGGASGLGEATIRMVVEFGGKAAILDFDQDRGAKLAAELGNNVIFCKTDVTDEATVQAAMNDTMKAFGALHIAVNCAGVGNPKKVLDKEGKAMPIDFFNKVVQVNLIGTMNLLRLAAEKIVLNTPNEDGEKGVVINTASVAAFEGQVGQVAYASSKAGVVGMTLPVAREFSDYGIRVNTIAPGLFLTPMLAVLPEAAQQALAKMMPFPKRLGKPSEFAMLVQHIIENPMLNGECIRLDAALRMAAK
- a CDS encoding acyl-CoA dehydratase activase gives rise to the protein MIFAGVDVGSMSAEAVLLENNKILAHSILVVKPNPVESARLAMEMVLTDTGLSLEDITFCVSTGYGREKIPFADHNLSEISCHGKGAWWVNPEIRTIIDIGGQDSKVIRIDASGDLVDFIMNDKCAAGTGRFLEGIAKTLGMHVSEIGPLALEGVDPVPISSICTVFTQFDVMGFLASGRSREDVSLGVAGALARRAHRLVGKVGILKEVCLTGGVAKNPAVVQELEKVIGVPIVELSVDPQIIGALGAAIFAEDRYAKMNQARSAAKG
- a CDS encoding acyl-CoA dehydratase activase gives rise to the protein MILGCDIGTGYTKAVLMEDGTVRFMAKTLTQAHPDGALARVLSELQKQAGDKVGQTDELVITGWGESKVTRPHRDEPMIKCMGRAGVWAEPACKTMLCLGSQQSYALTVNNAGKVLQYRVNDKCASGAGKFLEVICEALECTVQEAGNIAKTADRQVKMSSQCAVFAESEVVSLVNDGESVANILDSILRALTQNITTLCKRIKVEETVVVAGGLANNGRIVALLREALPVRMKVFGPEADYVGAIGAALSVNGGGL
- a CDS encoding acyl-CoA dehydrogenase family protein; this translates as MEVLGFTEQHKQYRQQLKEYLKREIIDHINTWEADHLTPKSAWQKIGAAGYLCPWVKPEYGGMGGDFLHSLIVIEEFTRTNHTGLLVNLHNDIVVPYIDSFGTEAQKHQYLPGCVSGDIISAVAMTEPDAGSDLASMGTTAVEDGDEIIIEGSKTFISNGINCDLVIVAAKDPSEPKAHKAISLYLVEDGTQGFKKGSKFEKMGMHSQDTAELFFTNCRIPKDNMLGKKGHGFVMLMQKLQQERLVCAIQALACAEFVLDWLVDFCRNPPSKLPALSASQAVQFAIAEMATDVEIGRTFLYKLVADHIEKQNVVLQTSMAKFWMTDMTKRISSRALSLIGEFGAHEKCPIVRSWRDAQVWSILAGTNEIMKAIIFNELNK
- a CDS encoding AAA family ATPase — translated: MINRGEIQVIAGKGGVGKTSVSAIFTKLLLREKEKLLIIDADPMVNLGYALGEIPERTIGDYREKIISSNAERKDLISRPIKAVIRDIIKSSDRGYDLLAMGRAEGKGCFCGVNDMLRYGIQALSKEYDLTLIDCEAGVEQVNRRAVHRIDKLVLVTDTSRRGFATLAQVRDIATKYNEDAPLIDYVLVNRIRSEKEREITRGYAEELGFVNIGFVPEDDNILVCNTKGQPLIDLPDDSPSVLAVQNILQDMAHLFYAQSA